From Solea senegalensis isolate Sse05_10M linkage group LG19, IFAPA_SoseM_1, whole genome shotgun sequence, the proteins below share one genomic window:
- the mrps7 gene encoding 28S ribosomal protein S7, mitochondrial, protein MATMSGLLKPWLPRVFLVRWSRYNPYYLEPDVRKETYSRPEAELTAEEKEQQQLKVLRPIKAATNGVTSSVFSDPVISKFINMMMKHGDKILAREIMTQTLESIKRIQVEKYHKAPEVKKEEIECNPYTIFHQALENCKPVVGLASIQKGGKYYQVPVPLTDNRRRFLAMKWMMTECRDNKHRRTRMYEKLSQELLAAYMKEGNVIKKKHELHKMAESNRAYAHYRWW, encoded by the exons ATGGCTACCATGTCAGGACTACTTAAACCGTGGTTACCAAG GGTGTTCCTGGTAAGATGGAGCAGGTATAACCCCTACTATCTGGAGCCAGATGTCAGGAAGGAGACATACAGCAGACCAGAGGCGGAGCTGACTGCTGAGgagaaagagcagcagcagctcaaagtACTCAGACCCATCAAGGCAGCAACTAATGGAGTCACAAGCTCTGTTTTCAGTGACCCAGTCATCAG TAAATTCATCAATATGATGATGAAACACGGAGACAAGATTCTGGCCAGAGAGATCATGacacaa acCCTGGAGAGCATAAAGAGGATACAGGTGGAGAAATACCACAAAGCTCCTGAGGTGAAAAAGGAGGAGATTGAGTGTAACCCCTACACAATTTTTCATCAGGCTCTGGAGAATTGTAAGCCTGTGGTTGGGCTGGCAAGCATACAGAAAGGTGGCAAGTACTACCAG GTGCCTGTCCCTCTTACAGACAACCGACGTCGCTTCCTTGCTATGAAATGGATGATGACAGAGTGCAGggacaacaaacacagacgcaCGCGCATGTATGAAAAACTTTCCCAAGAACTGTTGGCAGCATACATGAAGGAGGGTAATGTCATCAAGAAGAAACATGAGCTGCACAAGATGGCAGAATCCAACAGGGCTTATGCCCACTACCGCtggtggtag